One genomic segment of Luteimonas galliterrae includes these proteins:
- a CDS encoding class I SAM-dependent methyltransferase: MNDGAYSPADRKAHVILDTESRVQKARKIVNLLGENRIRSARRILEIGCGSGVIASALAALGEGRIEVHAVDVEDNRTETDNYRFHLVGSAALPFDDGHFDIVVSNYVIEHVGTPEEQAIHLREIERVLSEAGVAYLGIPNKWRLVEPHYRLPFLSWFPQSLSDRYVRWSGRGTHYDCIPLSLGHAQDLLAGAKLDSRNITLAALRETLAVEKPDSAVARLINNFAPDWLLALGLPIMPVYIFLLSKQQA, encoded by the coding sequence ATGAACGACGGCGCATACTCTCCGGCGGACAGGAAGGCGCACGTGATCCTGGATACGGAATCGCGCGTGCAGAAAGCCAGGAAGATCGTCAATCTGCTCGGCGAAAACAGGATCCGGTCAGCGCGCAGGATACTGGAGATCGGCTGCGGTTCCGGGGTAATCGCCAGCGCTTTGGCCGCACTCGGCGAAGGCCGCATCGAGGTGCATGCCGTTGACGTGGAAGACAACCGGACCGAGACCGACAACTATCGGTTTCACCTGGTCGGGAGCGCCGCCCTGCCGTTCGACGACGGCCATTTCGACATCGTCGTTAGCAACTACGTCATCGAGCATGTGGGGACGCCGGAGGAACAGGCCATTCACCTGCGCGAGATCGAACGGGTGCTCAGCGAAGCGGGTGTCGCCTATCTCGGCATACCCAACAAGTGGAGGCTCGTCGAGCCTCACTACCGTTTGCCGTTTCTGAGCTGGTTTCCGCAATCCCTCAGCGACCGCTATGTTCGCTGGAGCGGGCGCGGCACCCATTACGACTGCATCCCGCTCAGCTTGGGTCATGCGCAGGATCTGTTGGCCGGGGCGAAACTCGATTCCCGCAACATCACGCTTGCTGCTTTGCGCGAAACGTTGGCGGTGGAGAAGCCGGACAGTGCCGTCGCACGCCTGATCAACAATTTCGCCCCGGACTGGCTGCTCGCGCTCGGCCTGCCGATCATGCCGGTTTACATTTTCCTGCTCAGCAAACAGCAGGCGTGA
- a CDS encoding class I SAM-dependent methyltransferase codes for MTDIEEQIRMHSGEYVDDYERKPISRIARLVPRMALGNGEELADFACGNAMLLPVTYRLVKHYHGVDFSPDFIAAAKRRAQSLGADNATFYCQDIIDFCGARPEAFDVATALDFSEHIDDDDFVAIFSAIRSSLRPNGRLYLHTPNLTFFLELLKQRGILRQFPQHIAVRDAGHNVRLLERCGFGRARIKVDEIPHYNVMRAVHPLRAVPGIGKFFAARLFVECRK; via the coding sequence ATGACCGATATCGAAGAACAGATCCGCATGCATTCCGGCGAGTACGTCGACGACTACGAACGCAAGCCGATCTCGAGGATCGCGCGCCTCGTACCGCGGATGGCGCTGGGCAACGGAGAGGAACTGGCCGATTTCGCCTGCGGCAACGCCATGCTGCTCCCGGTCACCTATCGCCTCGTGAAACACTACCACGGCGTCGATTTCTCTCCGGATTTCATCGCAGCGGCAAAGCGGCGCGCGCAGTCTTTGGGGGCCGACAACGCCACCTTTTACTGCCAGGACATCATCGATTTCTGCGGCGCCCGGCCCGAGGCGTTCGATGTGGCGACGGCACTCGATTTCTCGGAGCATATCGACGACGACGACTTCGTAGCCATATTCTCGGCGATACGTTCTTCGCTGCGCCCGAACGGACGCTTGTACCTGCACACTCCCAATCTGACGTTCTTCCTCGAACTCCTCAAACAGCGCGGCATCTTGCGCCAGTTCCCGCAGCACATCGCCGTGCGCGACGCCGGGCATAACGTGCGGTTGCTGGAACGCTGCGGGTTCGGCCGCGCGCGGATCAAGGTCGACGAGATCCCCCACTACAACGTAATGCGCGCCGTCCACCCGCTCCGCGCCGTGCCCGGCATCGGTAAATTCTTCGCCGCACGACTGTTCGTCGAGTGCCGGAAATGA
- a CDS encoding lysylphosphatidylglycerol synthase domain-containing protein codes for MIHRPAIKIVGLLLSLACLAFFANEAYRAFAHQPASLADSSLLRAIPIAMIPFLLAYAALAGAWYCLLRLLGLKASPSLALGIYLVTQIAKYLPGNVGHHIGRVYLAGRHGLPAFRVGLSMVAEMLLIVATACLLSLPLAPTLVERLSASKWGQNTVFYAGAAIVIGLSATLYLLRRHHAIASARSHLRAAIREARDGRAPWFLIGAIALSVLGLALAGSSLVALFALAAPLTAGMLAKGVALVCVAWIAGFLTPGAPAGLGVREAILLAGLSSMFDRQLSLEATIMFRGVSVASDLIAFICGVLLLRRSREIPSTLADP; via the coding sequence ATGATCCATCGGCCAGCGATCAAAATCGTCGGCCTGCTGCTATCCCTGGCCTGTCTGGCCTTCTTCGCCAACGAAGCGTACCGGGCGTTCGCCCACCAACCCGCGTCGCTGGCCGATTCCTCGTTGTTGCGGGCCATCCCGATCGCGATGATCCCTTTTTTGCTCGCCTATGCCGCGCTGGCGGGCGCCTGGTATTGCCTGCTCAGGCTGCTTGGCTTGAAAGCTTCGCCCTCGCTCGCATTGGGAATCTACCTGGTCACCCAAATCGCAAAATACCTGCCGGGCAACGTAGGACACCACATCGGGCGTGTTTATCTGGCGGGCCGCCACGGCTTGCCTGCCTTCCGCGTGGGCTTGAGCATGGTCGCAGAGATGCTGCTGATCGTGGCGACTGCGTGCTTACTCAGCCTGCCTCTGGCGCCGACGCTCGTCGAACGGCTGAGCGCCAGCAAATGGGGTCAGAATACTGTCTTCTATGCCGGCGCGGCGATCGTTATCGGCTTGTCCGCGACGCTCTATCTACTTCGTCGTCATCACGCAATCGCCTCGGCGCGCAGCCACTTGCGCGCGGCCATTCGCGAGGCACGCGATGGGCGCGCGCCCTGGTTCCTTATCGGCGCCATAGCCCTCAGCGTGCTTGGACTTGCGTTGGCCGGCTCCAGCCTGGTGGCGCTGTTTGCCTTGGCCGCACCATTGACCGCCGGCATGCTGGCCAAGGGCGTCGCCTTGGTTTGCGTGGCGTGGATCGCCGGATTCTTGACCCCGGGTGCGCCCGCCGGCCTAGGCGTGCGCGAAGCCATTCTGCTTGCGGGCCTGAGCAGCATGTTCGATCGCCAACTGTCGCTGGAAGCGACGATCATGTTCCGGGGCGTGTCGGTAGCGTCCGATTTGATCGCCTTCATTTGTGGGGTGTTGCTGCTGCGGCGCTCGCGCGAAATCCCTTCCACCCTTGCCGATCCGTGA
- a CDS encoding glycosyltransferase family 2 protein, producing MKLIIQMPCLNETGTLAIALDALPRSVPGFDEVEWLVVDDGSTDNTAELAKQLGVDHVVRHPVNRGLAAAFMTGLDACLRLGADVIVNTDADNQYCGEDIPKLTGPVLAQEADIVIGARPIDQTEHFSWIKKKLQRLGSWAVRVASKTDVADAPSGFRAMSREAAMRLNVFNAYTYTLETIIQAGQSNLRIASVPIRTNAELRPSRLVKSIPSYVRRSLITILRIFVIYRPVAFFFWPAVLFGAVGGVAVLRFLYFYFVAASGGGHVQSLIIGAMCIVLSALLFMIALLADMISANRKLLERIALRLQKIEHNIPAK from the coding sequence ATGAAGCTGATCATCCAGATGCCCTGCCTGAACGAAACCGGCACCCTGGCAATCGCACTGGATGCCTTGCCGCGATCGGTACCTGGATTCGACGAGGTCGAGTGGCTGGTCGTCGATGACGGCTCGACCGACAACACGGCCGAACTGGCCAAGCAATTGGGCGTCGATCATGTCGTCCGCCATCCGGTCAATCGCGGTTTGGCCGCGGCTTTCATGACCGGGCTCGACGCCTGCCTTCGCCTAGGCGCCGATGTCATCGTGAATACCGACGCTGATAACCAATACTGCGGCGAGGACATACCCAAGCTCACCGGACCAGTGCTCGCCCAGGAAGCCGATATCGTCATCGGCGCCCGGCCGATCGATCAGACCGAGCACTTCTCTTGGATTAAAAAGAAGCTGCAGCGCCTGGGCAGCTGGGCCGTACGCGTAGCCAGCAAGACCGACGTGGCCGATGCCCCGAGTGGTTTCCGCGCTATGTCCCGCGAAGCCGCGATGCGGCTCAACGTGTTCAATGCCTACACCTATACCCTGGAAACCATCATCCAAGCCGGACAGAGCAACTTGCGCATCGCGTCCGTACCGATACGCACCAACGCCGAACTCCGCCCGTCGCGTCTGGTCAAGAGCATCCCCAGTTACGTGCGCCGTTCGCTGATCACCATACTTCGTATATTCGTGATCTACCGTCCTGTGGCCTTCTTTTTCTGGCCAGCGGTGCTGTTCGGCGCCGTAGGCGGGGTCGCCGTTTTGCGTTTCCTATATTTCTATTTCGTGGCCGCGTCCGGCGGCGGCCACGTTCAGTCGCTCATCATCGGAGCGATGTGCATCGTGCTCAGCGCTCTGTTGTTCATGATCGCGCTGCTTGCGGACATGATCTCGGCCAACCGCAAACTGCTCGAGCGAATCGCGCTGCGGCTCCAGAAGATCGAACACAACATCCCCGCGAAGTGA
- a CDS encoding glycosyltransferase family 4 protein: MRIAVDLQACQTDSRDRGIGRYAMSLVESLSMQLRAGDELIICADMADPQRLRDLREELRGRGIAAQVAAYGYPSSSFSDLSPNLRDAAGQLRSLFFRSLSPDVLLIASLFETGSCYTTALDWELLRGTRTAVVMYDIIPLLFPEKYLPSGEFVTDWYRGRLEEVKNFDLLLSISEATRSDLISHLDIPSQHIKVVSAGFDASLLRAGKNHEARSELAVHGIDRPYVLMVGNGDWRKNTIGALDAFADLPEGLRRGHLLVLTQVGDDVREALAGKHSRLAANVRVLGKVSDATLAALYRHCQVFFFPSIYEGFGLPVLEAMAMGAPVLSSSLGSLPEVAHDPRMLFDPRDRRKSAALLRRALEDDGFRESLRRGAREHALGFTWERTAGLALEALRGLPPPETAPARNWPSDGDIKVLASACLDAAGPAERSLECGLLAIEQGLQRRILVDITEIIRLDAHTGVQRVTRNFFAGLATLARTDADLVVEPFQWTEQGVHYAREFARDRLGVSCEGEDVLVAPRPGDIVFMLDSSWWSPERFDYFHWTAWQAGAEVVWMVHDLIPIRLPETCDPVMPPVFRRWLTHAIRTADGFICNSESTRRDLEAFMDEVLADGGPRRPWARSVHLGCDLAASPVAGGQKIGELLRIMGGRPVFAAIGTIEPRKDYATVLEAFERLWAEGVDAGLVIIGKRGWNVDELAARLEAHPENGRRLVWLQGASDSDIGELLQHAAGLIQASIAEGFGLPVVEAGSLGVPLLLSDIPVFREIAADHALYFPAAQPIELAAAIKSSLAMDNRAGRLPGFKWHSWSEAARRLGEMLRR; the protein is encoded by the coding sequence ATGCGTATTGCGGTCGACCTGCAGGCTTGTCAGACGGATTCGCGAGACCGGGGAATCGGCCGCTATGCGATGAGCTTGGTCGAGTCCTTGTCCATGCAGCTGCGCGCCGGCGACGAGCTGATCATCTGCGCGGACATGGCGGATCCGCAACGGCTGCGCGATTTGCGCGAGGAACTGCGCGGTCGCGGCATCGCGGCCCAGGTCGCGGCGTACGGTTATCCTTCCAGCAGTTTCAGCGATCTATCCCCGAACTTGCGTGATGCCGCGGGACAGCTTCGCTCATTGTTCTTCCGGTCACTCAGCCCGGATGTCCTGCTGATAGCCAGCCTGTTCGAGACCGGCAGTTGCTATACCACGGCCCTGGATTGGGAGCTTCTGCGCGGCACGCGTACCGCGGTCGTCATGTATGACATCATCCCGCTGCTGTTTCCGGAGAAGTATCTTCCAAGCGGCGAATTCGTGACCGACTGGTATAGGGGACGGCTCGAGGAAGTAAAGAATTTCGATTTGCTGCTGTCCATTTCGGAGGCGACCAGAAGCGATCTGATCAGCCATTTGGACATTCCGTCGCAGCACATCAAAGTGGTTTCGGCAGGATTCGATGCTTCGCTGCTGCGCGCCGGCAAGAACCACGAGGCTCGCAGCGAACTCGCCGTCCACGGCATAGACCGGCCCTATGTGTTGATGGTCGGTAACGGCGATTGGCGCAAAAACACCATCGGCGCCCTCGACGCCTTCGCCGATCTGCCCGAAGGCCTGCGCCGGGGCCATCTCCTCGTGCTGACTCAGGTCGGCGACGATGTCCGCGAGGCGTTGGCCGGCAAGCACAGCCGCCTGGCGGCCAACGTGCGCGTGCTGGGCAAGGTCAGCGATGCTACGCTGGCCGCGCTCTATCGGCATTGCCAGGTGTTCTTCTTCCCCTCGATCTATGAAGGGTTCGGTCTTCCGGTCCTCGAAGCGATGGCTATGGGAGCGCCTGTCCTGTCTTCCAGCTTGGGCTCCTTGCCTGAAGTCGCGCACGACCCGCGCATGCTGTTCGACCCCCGCGATCGCCGCAAGAGCGCCGCATTGCTGAGAAGGGCCCTTGAAGACGACGGCTTTCGCGAATCGCTGCGTCGCGGAGCGAGGGAGCATGCGCTGGGATTCACTTGGGAAAGGACGGCCGGGCTGGCCCTCGAAGCGTTGCGCGGACTGCCGCCGCCGGAGACTGCGCCGGCTCGCAATTGGCCATCCGACGGCGATATCAAGGTCTTGGCGAGCGCTTGCCTCGATGCTGCCGGGCCCGCCGAGCGATCGCTGGAATGCGGCCTGCTTGCGATAGAACAAGGTCTGCAGCGGCGCATTCTGGTCGACATCACCGAGATCATCCGTCTCGACGCCCATACCGGCGTGCAACGGGTGACTCGGAATTTCTTCGCGGGTTTGGCGACTTTGGCCAGAACCGATGCGGATCTGGTTGTCGAGCCTTTCCAATGGACCGAGCAGGGCGTCCATTATGCTAGAGAATTCGCCCGCGATCGGCTCGGTGTTTCCTGCGAAGGCGAGGACGTCCTTGTAGCGCCGAGGCCCGGCGATATCGTATTCATGCTTGATTCTTCGTGGTGGTCCCCGGAGCGCTTCGACTATTTTCACTGGACCGCGTGGCAAGCGGGGGCGGAAGTGGTTTGGATGGTGCACGATCTGATACCGATACGACTTCCGGAAACGTGCGATCCCGTCATGCCGCCGGTGTTTCGTCGCTGGCTCACGCACGCGATCAGGACGGCGGACGGCTTCATCTGCAATTCCGAGTCGACCCGTCGCGATCTGGAAGCATTCATGGACGAAGTGCTTGCCGATGGCGGGCCCAGGCGCCCATGGGCCCGCAGCGTGCATCTGGGTTGCGATCTGGCCGCATCGCCGGTTGCAGGAGGGCAAAAGATCGGCGAGTTGCTGCGGATCATGGGCGGGCGTCCTGTATTCGCAGCGATCGGAACGATCGAACCAAGGAAGGATTACGCTACCGTACTCGAAGCATTCGAGCGTCTGTGGGCTGAGGGCGTGGACGCGGGTCTTGTGATCATAGGCAAGCGCGGTTGGAACGTCGACGAGCTGGCCGCGCGGCTCGAAGCCCATCCGGAAAACGGCCGGCGCCTGGTCTGGCTGCAAGGCGCGAGCGACAGCGATATCGGCGAATTGCTGCAGCACGCGGCGGGCCTGATCCAGGCGTCGATCGCCGAAGGATTCGGGCTGCCAGTGGTCGAGGCTGGGAGCCTTGGCGTGCCTTTGTTGCTGAGCGATATTCCTGTGTTTCGGGAGATCGCCGCAGACCATGCCCTCTATTTTCCGGCAGCTCAGCCGATCGAGCTTGCGGCCGCCATCAAATCCTCGCTCGCTATGGACAATCGGGCCGGCAGGCTGCCAGGATTCAAATGGCATAGTTGGTCCGAAGCCGCGCGCAGGTTGGGGGAAATGCTTCGCCGATAG
- a CDS encoding GDP-mannose 4,6-dehydratase produces the protein MSNSKAALITGVTGQDGAYLSKLLLSKGYDVFGLLARRSTDTMWRLRELGIEDDVRMLDGDLTDLPSLIRAMQLSKANEVYNLGAQSFVGTSWQQPVLTAQVNGIGALNVLEAVRIVNPEARHYQASTSEMFGAIQAERQDEKTPLYPRSPYGVAKLMAHWATVNYRESFGMHASSGILFNHESPLRGIEFVTRKVSDGVARIKLGLQKELRLGNIDAKRDWGFAGDYVEAMWLMLQQPQADDYVVATGQTTTVRDMCKIAFAHAGLTMEDHLVIDPKYFRPAEVDILLGNPAKAMAKLGWKPKTPLEDLVSMMVDADLQRLSSR, from the coding sequence ATGAGCAACAGCAAAGCCGCTCTCATCACCGGGGTCACGGGCCAAGACGGCGCCTATCTTTCGAAGCTATTGCTTTCGAAGGGCTACGACGTCTTCGGCCTGCTTGCCAGGCGCAGCACCGACACGATGTGGAGGCTCCGTGAGCTCGGCATTGAAGACGATGTCAGGATGCTCGACGGCGATCTGACCGACTTGCCGTCGTTGATCCGCGCGATGCAGCTTTCCAAGGCGAACGAAGTCTACAACCTGGGCGCGCAGAGCTTCGTCGGAACGTCATGGCAACAGCCCGTTCTGACCGCACAGGTCAACGGCATAGGCGCTCTCAACGTGCTTGAGGCGGTGCGCATCGTCAACCCAGAAGCTCGCCACTATCAAGCTTCCACCAGCGAGATGTTCGGCGCAATCCAGGCCGAGAGGCAGGACGAGAAGACGCCGCTCTATCCGAGGAGTCCGTACGGCGTGGCCAAGCTGATGGCGCATTGGGCCACGGTGAATTATCGGGAGAGCTTCGGTATGCATGCCTCCAGCGGGATATTGTTCAATCACGAATCGCCGTTGCGCGGCATCGAGTTCGTGACCCGCAAGGTCAGCGACGGCGTCGCGAGGATCAAGCTTGGCCTGCAGAAGGAGCTGCGATTGGGCAACATCGATGCGAAGCGCGACTGGGGGTTTGCGGGAGACTACGTGGAGGCGATGTGGCTGATGCTGCAGCAGCCGCAGGCCGACGATTACGTGGTGGCCACCGGCCAGACGACCACCGTGCGAGACATGTGCAAGATCGCATTCGCTCACGCGGGATTGACGATGGAAGATCATCTGGTCATCGACCCGAAATACTTCCGTCCTGCGGAAGTGGATATCCTGCTGGGCAACCCCGCCAAGGCGATGGCCAAGCTCGGCTGGAAGCCCAAGACTCCGCTCGAAGATCTGGTGTCCATGATGGTGGACGCCGACCTGCAGCGCCTTTCCAGCAGGTAA
- a CDS encoding GDP-mannose 4,6-dehydratase: MLVTGAHGFVGGHVAAAVRAGVYGSDAQFLAAPEGLDIRDEAGLAALIEESKPDSVLHLAAQSFVPRSFENPRETFEINAIGTLNLLVALKRSGFAGRFVYASSGDVYGRVPESELPVSESRIPEPLSPYAASKIAAEQLCLQWHRSEGWDAIVARPFNHIGPGQDARFVVPALARQVVAIASGKRPPVVDAGDIDTTRDFTDVRDIAAAYASILRHGRPGRIYVVGSGQERKVRDLLWTMCELAGIKAEVRQDPAKLRPTEQRRMAADASLLREDTGWSPSITIETTLSDILKYTRTHP, translated from the coding sequence ATGCTCGTGACCGGCGCGCACGGCTTCGTCGGCGGTCACGTAGCGGCCGCGGTGCGCGCAGGCGTGTACGGGTCCGATGCGCAATTCTTAGCCGCGCCCGAAGGCTTGGACATCCGAGACGAGGCGGGTCTGGCCGCATTGATCGAGGAATCCAAACCGGATTCTGTGTTGCACCTGGCCGCACAGAGTTTCGTGCCGCGCTCGTTCGAAAATCCCCGCGAGACGTTCGAGATCAACGCCATCGGCACGCTTAATCTTCTGGTGGCACTGAAGCGGTCGGGATTCGCCGGCCGCTTCGTATATGCCAGCTCTGGCGACGTGTATGGCAGGGTGCCGGAATCGGAATTGCCCGTGAGCGAATCGCGGATTCCGGAACCGCTCAGCCCGTACGCCGCGAGCAAGATCGCGGCCGAACAGCTGTGCTTGCAGTGGCATCGCAGCGAGGGGTGGGACGCGATCGTCGCCAGGCCATTCAATCATATCGGTCCGGGACAGGACGCCCGCTTCGTGGTTCCGGCTCTGGCGCGGCAGGTCGTGGCGATTGCCAGCGGGAAGCGGCCTCCTGTCGTCGACGCCGGCGACATCGACACGACCCGCGACTTCACCGATGTGCGGGACATCGCGGCGGCGTACGCAAGCATCCTGCGGCATGGTCGGCCGGGCCGAATCTATGTCGTTGGTTCAGGGCAAGAAAGGAAGGTACGCGACCTGCTCTGGACGATGTGCGAATTGGCAGGCATAAAAGCAGAGGTCCGCCAGGATCCGGCGAAGCTCAGGCCGACCGAGCAGCGCCGCATGGCCGCCGACGCATCGCTGCTCCGGGAAGACACCGGCTGGTCGCCGTCTATTACAATCGAAACGACTCTGTCAGACATACTCAAGTACACCAGGACGCATCCATGA